One genomic segment of Myxococcales bacterium includes these proteins:
- a CDS encoding JAB domain-containing protein: MLALSLRSDGRVDLLPRRLRTLAMEGTLARFAVDGGDEALSPRMRRRLQATVELGLRAARELAQRSAPLLPDARAVFAWATPLLALEHEELWVLSLDGQSALRADRRVAQGGLHSLSISPAEPLRAALRTAASAFILVHNHPSGDATPSAADIRFTETVSAAARTVDVPLVDHVVVSRGGFVSMLEAGLMR, from the coding sequence TTGCTCGCGCTCTCCCTGCGCTCCGACGGTCGCGTCGACCTCCTGCCGCGCCGCCTCCGCACGCTGGCCATGGAGGGAACGCTCGCGCGCTTCGCCGTCGACGGTGGCGATGAGGCGCTCTCACCGCGCATGCGGCGACGCTTGCAAGCGACCGTGGAGCTCGGGCTTCGCGCGGCGCGGGAGCTCGCCCAACGAAGCGCGCCGCTCTTGCCCGACGCGCGCGCCGTCTTCGCGTGGGCGACGCCGCTGCTCGCCCTTGAGCACGAAGAGCTCTGGGTCCTCTCGCTCGACGGGCAGAGCGCGCTCCGCGCCGACCGCCGCGTCGCGCAAGGCGGCCTCCACTCGCTCTCCATCTCGCCCGCCGAGCCTCTGCGCGCGGCGCTCCGCACGGCCGCGAGCGCCTTCATCCTGGTCCACAATCACCCGAGCGGCGACGCCACGCCCAGCGCCGCCGACATCCGCTTCACCGAGACCGTGAGCGCCGCCGCGCGCACCGTCGATGTGCCCCTCGTGGATCACGTGGTGGTTTCGCGCGGTGGCTTCGTATCGATGCTCGAGGCGGGCCTCATGCGGTAG
- a CDS encoding sterol desaturase family protein has protein sequence MASAVPASVQAFRVAFREREVGPRYSGWGHFAFTTSVALAAVLLAVSRVCAPTLAEALVVPASFVFANLVEYLGHRGPMHHRTRGLTLLFERHTRQHHQFFTRDAMSFESSRDFKMVLFPPVLVVFFLGGIAAPIAGVLFWVASANAAWLFVAVAMGYFLTYEWLHFAYHTEPERGVGRLAAVRALRRHHAMHHDKALMGHYNFNITFPIADALFGTTWRGAPEQRAPSPPAPGED, from the coding sequence GTGGCGAGTGCGGTGCCGGCGTCGGTCCAGGCATTTCGCGTCGCGTTTCGCGAGCGTGAAGTCGGCCCGCGGTACTCCGGCTGGGGTCACTTCGCGTTCACCACGAGCGTGGCCCTCGCCGCCGTCTTGTTGGCGGTGAGCCGCGTCTGCGCACCCACTCTGGCAGAGGCGCTCGTCGTGCCGGCGTCCTTTGTTTTCGCCAACCTCGTCGAATACCTCGGCCATCGCGGTCCGATGCACCACCGGACGCGGGGCCTCACGCTCCTCTTCGAGCGGCACACGCGCCAGCACCACCAGTTTTTCACGCGCGACGCCATGAGCTTCGAGTCGTCGCGCGACTTCAAGATGGTGCTCTTTCCGCCCGTCTTGGTCGTCTTTTTCCTGGGAGGCATCGCCGCTCCCATCGCGGGCGTGCTCTTTTGGGTCGCCTCCGCGAACGCGGCTTGGCTCTTCGTCGCCGTCGCGATGGGCTACTTCCTCACCTACGAGTGGCTCCACTTCGCGTACCACACGGAGCCCGAGCGCGGCGTCGGCCGCCTCGCCGCGGTGCGCGCGCTAAGGCGGCATCACGCCATGCACCACGACAAGGCGCTGATGGGCCACTACAACTTCAACATCACGTTCCCCATCGCCGACGCCCTCTTCGGAACGACGTGGCGCGGCGCGCCGGAGCAGCGCGCGCCGTCGCCGCCAGCGCCCGGCGAGGACTGA
- a CDS encoding sigma 54-dependent Fis family transcriptional regulator codes for MNISTERHDRAAAPPRAIVLRVTLGPDAGTEVALQMNERLLVGSSQTCALRLTDRRVSRRHLALEQTPAGLVVRDLGSTNGTFVRGVEVREAVVRPGDAIELGESQMVAVDAATPGPLPAEADSFGRLVGRSVEMRRLFALAPKLAQASASLLIEGETGTGKELFAEEIHAQGARSGGPLYVFSALSEDPQTALVTLFGSVAGAAGGDRPGLLELAHGGTLILDEPGELNADLQRRLGRALSRGQAQRVGSNAPYSLDVRVISTSTANLDRAVERGLFREELFYALVGARIELPPLRKRPEDVTVLARHFWSALKVAGELPLALVAHLEAHPWPGNVRELENAISRHLATGELDVGASARPTAPPKPNESGPDVVTEILSRHMPLVQARQEIVVRFEQMYLEQVLREHNGNVTRAARASGLAHRYFQALKARRSR; via the coding sequence ATGAACATCAGCACGGAACGTCACGATCGCGCCGCCGCGCCGCCCCGCGCCATCGTTCTGCGGGTCACGCTCGGCCCCGACGCGGGGACCGAGGTCGCGCTTCAAATGAACGAGCGCCTGCTCGTGGGCAGCAGCCAGACGTGTGCGCTTCGGCTCACCGATCGGCGCGTGTCGCGGCGGCACCTCGCCCTGGAGCAAACGCCTGCGGGGCTCGTGGTGCGTGATCTCGGCTCCACCAACGGGACCTTCGTCCGCGGCGTCGAAGTGCGGGAGGCGGTCGTGCGGCCCGGCGATGCCATCGAGCTGGGCGAATCGCAAATGGTCGCTGTCGATGCGGCGACGCCGGGACCGCTGCCCGCGGAGGCCGACTCCTTCGGTCGCCTTGTCGGGCGGAGCGTCGAGATGCGTCGGCTCTTCGCGCTCGCGCCGAAGCTCGCGCAGGCGAGCGCGTCGCTCTTGATCGAAGGCGAGACGGGCACCGGCAAAGAGCTCTTCGCGGAGGAGATCCACGCGCAGGGGGCGCGCTCCGGCGGGCCGCTCTACGTCTTCAGCGCGCTCTCGGAGGATCCGCAGACGGCCCTCGTCACGCTCTTCGGCTCTGTGGCGGGCGCGGCCGGCGGCGATCGTCCGGGCTTGCTCGAACTGGCGCACGGCGGAACGCTGATCCTCGATGAGCCCGGAGAGCTGAACGCGGATCTGCAGCGTCGGCTCGGCCGCGCGCTCTCGCGAGGGCAGGCGCAACGTGTCGGCAGCAACGCACCGTACTCGCTCGACGTGCGGGTCATCTCGACGTCCACAGCGAATCTCGACCGCGCCGTCGAGCGGGGCCTCTTCCGCGAGGAGCTGTTCTACGCGCTCGTTGGCGCGCGCATCGAGCTGCCGCCGCTGCGCAAGCGGCCGGAGGACGTCACGGTGTTGGCGCGTCACTTTTGGTCGGCGCTCAAGGTCGCAGGCGAGCTGCCGTTGGCGCTCGTTGCGCACCTCGAGGCGCATCCGTGGCCTGGCAACGTGCGCGAGCTCGAGAACGCCATCTCGCGGCATCTCGCGACGGGAGAGCTCGACGTGGGCGCAAGCGCGCGCCCGACAGCTCCGCCGAAGCCCAACGAATCGGGGCCCGATGTCGTGACAGAGATCTTGTCGCGCCACATGCCGCTGGTTCAAGCGAGGCAAGAGATCGTCGTGCGCTTCGAGCAGATGTACCTCGAGCAAGTGCTCCGCGAGCACAACGGCAACGTCACGCGAGCCGCCCGCGCATCGGGCCTCGCGCACCGCTATTTCCAGGCGCTCAAGGCCCGTCGCTCGCGCTGA
- a CDS encoding alpha/beta hydrolase, protein MGTKRAVPSSGAGTPSRAGRAARPGLARKAGKLETLTLRVGSHERRARVYLPAAYDGSRPFPLLVMFDGQNVFDDHGSFAGGWRAHRAIDRLGKKRSRPIVVAIDHGGGGRIDELAPFDRGGGHGRADAFLASVISHGLPTLRNRFHVTPGPAGVLVAGSSLGGLAAVYAHFRFPEAVGGALAMSPSFWLGRGKILDFVAAQSTPWTSQVYLDAGAHERGSAPFVEAMTGHLRTRGYGPDKLLTKIDAKGAHTERSWRRRLPAALRFFYR, encoded by the coding sequence ATGGGCACCAAGCGCGCGGTTCCTTCTAGCGGGGCGGGCACGCCTAGCCGCGCTGGCCGGGCTGCCCGGCCTGGCCTAGCCCGCAAAGCCGGCAAGCTCGAGACGCTCACGCTCCGCGTCGGCAGCCACGAGCGGCGCGCCCGCGTCTACCTGCCGGCGGCCTACGACGGCTCGCGCCCCTTCCCGTTGCTCGTGATGTTCGACGGCCAGAACGTCTTTGACGATCACGGCTCCTTTGCCGGCGGATGGCGCGCCCATCGCGCCATCGACCGGCTTGGAAAGAAGCGCTCGCGCCCCATTGTCGTGGCCATCGATCACGGCGGCGGCGGCCGCATCGACGAGCTCGCGCCTTTCGACCGAGGGGGCGGCCACGGCCGCGCCGACGCCTTCCTGGCTTCTGTGATCTCACACGGGCTGCCGACCCTTCGCAACCGCTTCCATGTGACGCCGGGGCCCGCCGGTGTGCTCGTCGCGGGCTCGTCGCTGGGCGGCCTCGCGGCCGTGTATGCGCACTTCCGCTTTCCCGAAGCTGTCGGCGGCGCGCTCGCCATGTCGCCGTCGTTCTGGCTCGGCCGCGGCAAGATCCTCGACTTCGTCGCAGCACAATCGACCCCGTGGACCTCGCAGGTCTACCTCGACGCCGGCGCCCACGAGCGAGGCAGCGCTCCCTTCGTGGAAGCCATGACGGGACACCTGCGCACCCGTGGCTATGGCCCCGACAAGCTCCTCACGAAGATCGACGCCAAGGGCGCGCACACCGAGCGCTCCTGGCGGCGACGCCTCCCCGCAGCCTTGCGCTTCTTTTATCGCTGA
- a CDS encoding UvrD-helicase domain-containing protein encodes MSDDTHDKLFAFEGNFVVAASAGTGKTYTLVGVLVHILLGASALGAGPSGRGIDPSRVVATTFSRKAAAEIRERLTAALEGLTASGEGAYRSALLRAFEAHGAVVTPRELEKRARAALERLSRARIGTLHSFAQGLVRERALELSIAPGFELLSEDEAALQAEETTASVVAAFAREDREAARALVRVAGGVDRLTEDVVRIVERLIEDGVRGETLAAPADDASEIERLVEEVVASAVPMREHKRHGPAASALVDVWRRRDEGRLEEALVEALVIRKDKEPTLADFVDMRDSLPGTSHEDKARRLYLAYRDRAAFAPVAKAARELVLRSHRELLRVRRQSSRLAFGDVLASARDLLLDRPDVAQEIGASLDALLVDEFQDTSRVQCELVKLLWEKEPLRRKAGHVPSADALRPRGLLVVGDRKQSIYGFRGADVSVFTEFCVSLAGWRARENLRVQSTALELSVSPVAKFVALRENWRSAPEILAFANAFSARHLVAATDALFEIDYSPEIEDLAVPAARANKAEATSVAANDTAPDKANGIGGREPRVTWLRPHAPGSSKRFDEARAIAGEIARRVAAPPPIEGKPLRFRDCAVLALTNQMLDTMAFALSRAEIPYVVAGRGFFSAREVRDVVALLALLVRSHDRLAWATVLRSPWLGASDETLLALTEPHRGLVVPARDLGAMPRATNLEESERARLTEILPAIERLRRNVDRVPAATLLREAMRALRLEEALVLLPRGAQRVSNVHKLVAMADRTPSARALLRKWERAIERESQETDAATFSDEDDAVRLLTIHASKGLSFPVVFVTQVGADRASRAPGSLMLVPGERDALARVAVRHVDHHGKKIDPPSVRAGKEAMKRRELAERRRLNYVALTRAEDEMILVGKRKTTSGDAALATPSATLSEMEREPSLRVVDETEDQKASPAPILTSRAVTEGPPCDVTAVRSASQVVAVTPLVDFKHCARRFQLMHLLEVPEELPVALRAREATDEASPAMSPREEGTLLHLALEHAPKLAFGAADAEAQVAELLQSRAVEAPDAQRRVAARAARFLMSEYARRVTALGASIHREVPFVLELGAGVREKNGERAGHGADDARGTVGLRGAIDLVVDWPNGEVDVLDYKRARGPSPEPYALQLDVYALATSRWLKRPVTRTGIVFLGSGKASEPVFRKAPRPAELEAMLLGLVERLRESRWSGAFLREPLTTCSRIRCGYVGLCHPKTPLVQLGLFGGG; translated from the coding sequence GTGAGCGACGACACGCACGACAAGCTCTTCGCCTTCGAGGGAAACTTCGTGGTCGCTGCGAGCGCCGGCACCGGCAAGACGTACACGCTCGTCGGCGTCTTGGTGCACATCCTGCTCGGGGCGTCGGCGCTCGGCGCGGGGCCCAGCGGTCGCGGCATCGATCCAAGCCGCGTCGTTGCGACGACGTTCTCGCGAAAGGCCGCCGCCGAGATCCGCGAGCGCCTCACGGCAGCCTTGGAGGGCCTGACGGCGAGCGGCGAGGGCGCGTACCGGAGCGCCTTGCTTCGAGCCTTCGAGGCGCATGGCGCCGTCGTGACGCCGCGCGAGCTTGAGAAGCGGGCGCGTGCGGCTCTCGAGCGCCTGTCGCGCGCGCGCATCGGGACGCTCCATAGCTTCGCGCAGGGCCTCGTGCGCGAGCGCGCGCTCGAGCTATCCATCGCGCCGGGCTTCGAGTTGCTCTCGGAAGACGAGGCAGCGCTCCAAGCGGAGGAGACGACGGCGAGCGTCGTCGCGGCCTTCGCGCGTGAGGACCGAGAGGCCGCGCGCGCGCTGGTTCGCGTGGCCGGTGGCGTCGACCGTCTCACCGAAGACGTGGTTCGCATCGTGGAACGCCTCATCGAAGACGGCGTGCGCGGCGAGACACTCGCGGCGCCGGCCGACGACGCCAGCGAGATCGAGCGCCTCGTGGAGGAGGTCGTGGCGAGCGCGGTGCCCATGCGCGAGCACAAGAGGCACGGCCCCGCGGCCTCGGCGCTCGTCGACGTGTGGCGTCGCCGCGACGAAGGTCGTCTCGAGGAGGCGCTGGTTGAGGCGCTCGTCATTCGAAAGGACAAGGAGCCGACGCTCGCCGATTTCGTCGACATGCGCGACTCGCTGCCCGGCACGTCGCACGAAGACAAGGCGCGAAGGCTCTATCTTGCGTACCGCGATCGCGCGGCCTTCGCGCCCGTGGCAAAGGCGGCGCGCGAGCTCGTGCTGCGCAGCCATCGCGAACTCTTGCGCGTGCGGCGGCAGAGCTCGCGGCTCGCCTTCGGCGACGTCCTCGCGTCGGCGCGCGATCTCTTGCTCGACCGCCCCGACGTCGCCCAAGAGATCGGCGCGAGCCTCGACGCGCTCCTCGTCGACGAGTTCCAAGACACGTCGCGGGTGCAATGCGAGCTGGTGAAGCTCCTCTGGGAGAAGGAGCCGCTTCGTCGCAAGGCGGGGCACGTGCCCTCGGCCGACGCGCTCCGGCCTCGCGGCCTCCTGGTGGTCGGCGATCGAAAGCAGTCGATCTACGGCTTCCGCGGCGCCGACGTCTCGGTCTTCACGGAGTTCTGCGTCTCGCTCGCCGGGTGGCGCGCGCGAGAGAACCTCCGCGTCCAGTCGACGGCGCTAGAGCTGTCGGTCTCGCCCGTCGCCAAGTTCGTCGCGCTGCGTGAGAACTGGCGGAGCGCGCCGGAGATCCTCGCGTTCGCGAACGCGTTTTCGGCGAGGCACCTCGTGGCGGCCACCGACGCGCTCTTCGAGATCGACTACTCGCCGGAGATCGAAGATCTGGCGGTCCCGGCGGCGCGCGCGAACAAGGCGGAGGCCACGAGCGTCGCGGCCAACGACACGGCTCCTGACAAGGCCAACGGCATCGGCGGCCGCGAGCCGCGCGTCACGTGGCTCCGGCCCCACGCGCCCGGCTCGTCGAAACGTTTTGACGAGGCCCGCGCCATCGCTGGCGAGATCGCGAGGCGTGTAGCCGCGCCGCCCCCGATCGAGGGCAAGCCCCTTCGCTTTCGCGACTGCGCTGTGCTCGCGCTGACCAACCAGATGCTCGACACGATGGCGTTCGCGCTGTCGCGCGCCGAGATTCCGTACGTCGTCGCGGGCCGCGGCTTCTTCTCGGCGCGCGAGGTGCGCGACGTGGTGGCGCTCCTCGCGCTGCTCGTTCGGAGCCACGATCGGCTCGCCTGGGCGACGGTCCTAAGGAGCCCGTGGCTCGGCGCCAGCGACGAGACGCTCTTGGCGCTCACCGAACCGCACCGCGGCCTCGTGGTGCCGGCCCGCGATCTCGGCGCCATGCCGCGGGCGACGAACCTCGAGGAGAGCGAGCGCGCGCGCCTCACGGAGATCTTGCCGGCCATCGAGCGCCTGCGCCGCAACGTCGATCGCGTGCCGGCGGCGACGCTGCTCCGCGAGGCGATGCGCGCGCTGCGCCTCGAGGAGGCGCTCGTGCTGTTGCCGCGGGGCGCTCAGCGCGTCTCCAACGTTCACAAGCTCGTGGCCATGGCCGATCGCACGCCGAGCGCGCGCGCGCTGCTCCGCAAGTGGGAGCGCGCCATCGAGCGCGAGTCGCAGGAGACCGACGCAGCGACCTTCTCCGACGAGGACGACGCGGTGCGGCTCCTGACGATCCACGCGAGCAAGGGCCTCTCGTTTCCCGTGGTGTTCGTCACGCAGGTCGGCGCCGATCGCGCGTCGCGAGCGCCGGGGAGCCTCATGCTCGTGCCCGGCGAGCGTGACGCACTGGCTCGCGTCGCCGTTCGCCACGTCGACCACCACGGCAAGAAGATCGATCCGCCGAGCGTGCGCGCCGGCAAGGAGGCGATGAAGCGTCGCGAGCTGGCCGAGCGACGGCGCCTCAACTACGTGGCGCTCACGCGCGCCGAGGACGAAATGATCCTCGTCGGCAAGCGCAAGACCACGAGCGGCGACGCCGCGTTGGCCACCCCGTCGGCCACGCTGTCGGAGATGGAGCGCGAGCCCAGCCTTCGGGTCGTCGACGAGACCGAGGACCAGAAGGCCTCGCCGGCGCCGATCCTCACGAGCCGCGCCGTCACCGAGGGGCCACCTTGTGACGTGACCGCCGTTCGGTCGGCCTCGCAAGTCGTGGCCGTGACGCCGCTCGTGGACTTCAAACACTGCGCGCGCCGCTTTCAGCTCATGCATCTGCTCGAAGTGCCCGAGGAGTTGCCCGTCGCGCTGCGTGCACGCGAGGCGACCGACGAGGCGAGCCCGGCGATGTCGCCCCGTGAGGAGGGCACGCTCCTGCACCTCGCGCTCGAGCACGCGCCAAAGCTGGCCTTCGGCGCCGCCGACGCGGAGGCGCAGGTGGCCGAGTTGCTTCAGTCGCGCGCCGTGGAAGCGCCCGACGCGCAACGCCGCGTGGCCGCGCGGGCGGCGCGCTTCTTGATGAGCGAGTACGCGCGGCGCGTGACGGCGCTGGGGGCGTCGATTCATCGCGAGGTGCCTTTCGTGCTCGAGCTGGGCGCGGGTGTCCGGGAGAAGAACGGCGAGCGCGCCGGTCACGGCGCGGACGATGCGCGCGGCACCGTGGGCCTCCGCGGCGCCATCGACTTGGTCGTCGATTGGCCCAACGGCGAGGTCGACGTCCTCGACTACAAGCGCGCGCGCGGGCCATCGCCGGAGCCCTACGCGCTGCAGCTCGACGTCTACGCGCTCGCCACCTCGCGCTGGCTGAAGCGCCCGGTCACGCGGACAGGGATCGTCTTTCTGGGCAGCGGCAAGGCCTCGGAGCCGGTCTTTCGCAAGGCACCCAGGCCTGCGGAGCTCGAGGCGATGCTCCTAGGGCTCGTCGAACGGCTTCGCGAGAGCCGCTGGAGCGGAGCGTTTCTGCGGGAGCCCTTGACGACGTGCTCGCGCATCCGTTGTGGCTACGTGGGGCTTTGCCACCCGAAGACGCCGCTCGTGCAGCTCGGCCTCTTCGGCGGCGGCTGA
- a CDS encoding tRNA (cytidine(34)-2'-O)-methyltransferase produces MLRAVPRSTNQTPRLRADPLPTGLHVVLVEPEIPPNTGNIARLCAATATRLHLVGTLGFRIDEHAVRRAGVDYWHLVDLQQHVDFPHFEHAFMGGGGTGGGGEIAPRPKLHFLSATAKRSYLEADFAPGDALIFGRESVGLPEELLARYPDRVLAISTLGAVRSLNLANAVSITLYEALRKLGALESTFMG; encoded by the coding sequence ATGCTGCGCGCCGTGCCGCGCTCCACGAATCAGACGCCGCGTCTCCGTGCCGACCCCTTGCCCACGGGCCTCCACGTGGTCCTCGTGGAGCCGGAGATTCCGCCGAACACCGGCAACATCGCGCGCCTTTGCGCCGCGACGGCCACGCGCCTCCACCTCGTCGGCACCTTGGGCTTTCGCATCGACGAGCACGCGGTGCGGCGCGCCGGCGTCGACTATTGGCACCTCGTCGACCTGCAGCAACACGTCGACTTTCCGCACTTCGAGCACGCGTTCATGGGAGGCGGAGGCACGGGCGGTGGAGGCGAGATCGCGCCTCGGCCGAAGCTTCATTTCTTGAGCGCCACGGCGAAGCGGAGCTACTTGGAGGCGGACTTCGCGCCGGGCGACGCCTTGATCTTCGGCCGTGAGAGCGTCGGGCTCCCGGAGGAGCTGCTCGCGCGCTACCCCGATCGCGTCCTCGCCATTTCCACGCTCGGCGCCGTCCGCTCGCTCAACTTGGCCAACGCCGTGAGCATCACGCTGTACGAGGCGCTCCGAAAGCTCGGGGCCCTCGAGAGCACGTTCATGGGTTGA
- a CDS encoding metallophosphoesterase produces MTRRLLAFSDLHVRFAANRELVAAVAPRPNDGLIVAGDVAERADELAAALELLRPKFARLYWVPGNHELWTMPGEPERGEAKYHRMVDVCRSLGVLTPEDPFDVWEGSGAPHTLMLTAGLYDYTFAPDEIAGDPDRARAWALETGLRCTDEELLHPDPHVDLAERCAAMCERAEARIDAARAKDDLPSVLVNHFPLLREHAVLPRIPRFSIWCGTRRTASWIERAKARVVVFGHLHIPLTLMRNGVRYEEVSVGYPTQRLAERTPDSFLREILPGPAEALPEGWRSRRAG; encoded by the coding sequence ATGACGCGGCGCCTCCTCGCGTTCAGCGATCTGCACGTTCGCTTCGCCGCGAACCGCGAGCTGGTCGCGGCCGTGGCGCCGCGGCCCAACGATGGGCTCATCGTCGCCGGCGACGTGGCGGAGCGCGCCGACGAGTTGGCCGCGGCGCTCGAGCTCCTGCGTCCAAAGTTCGCGCGCCTCTATTGGGTGCCGGGGAACCACGAGCTGTGGACGATGCCCGGTGAGCCGGAGCGCGGCGAAGCGAAATACCATCGCATGGTCGACGTGTGCCGCAGCCTCGGGGTCTTGACGCCCGAGGATCCCTTCGACGTGTGGGAGGGCTCGGGCGCGCCGCACACGCTGATGCTCACGGCGGGGCTTTACGACTACACGTTCGCGCCCGATGAGATCGCGGGCGATCCCGACCGCGCGCGCGCGTGGGCCCTCGAGACCGGGCTTCGTTGCACCGACGAGGAGCTGCTTCACCCCGATCCGCACGTCGATCTCGCGGAGCGCTGCGCCGCGATGTGCGAACGCGCCGAGGCCCGCATCGACGCGGCGCGGGCCAAGGACGACTTGCCGTCGGTGCTCGTGAACCACTTTCCGCTCTTGCGCGAGCACGCGGTCTTGCCGAGGATTCCGCGTTTTTCGATCTGGTGCGGCACGCGCCGCACGGCGTCGTGGATCGAGCGGGCGAAGGCCCGCGTCGTGGTCTTCGGTCACCTGCACATTCCGCTCACGCTCATGCGAAACGGCGTGCGGTACGAAGAGGTCTCGGTCGGCTACCCGACGCAAAGGCTCGCGGAGCGAACGCCCGACAGCTTCCTGCGCGAGATCTTGCCCGGACCCGCGGAGGCGCTCCCCGAGGGCTGGCGCTCACGGCGGGCCGGCTAG